A genomic region of [Eubacterium] eligens ATCC 27750 contains the following coding sequences:
- a CDS encoding YveK family protein, whose protein sequence is MKKFARCLLILILVVILSVVGGYFYEDSTITPMYESVSKIYVVPGSDSEASIRAKDGGLNKDFMIIFSSNVVIEAAQRIAGTSEDISEYLTVTSPADSNIVELKVINPDQNTAKTYVDAIAKTAVKTTTIIPVESMQILSEGTSTGNAFKPNLYRNTVIIAGMASAVCIFIELVVCLILCAFKKKEDHSDDEYEYEARFGRYVYPRQELIDSEQHRLPHDNTKKAGTDDILAAFDDDDDDDDNIDFLTKNAVDKHDETFKKEAAVARESESEPILNQEIKIESETVSKQEAPIKVEYESEVKEEAEPEPEAEPEVQVEAEPEPEAEPEVQEEAEPEPEAEPEVQEEAEPEPEAEPEVQVEAEPEPEAEPEVQEEAEPEPEAEPEVQVEAEPEIEAEPEVQVEAEPEIEAEPEVQEEAEPEPEAEPEVQEEAEPEPEAEPEVQVEAEPEIEAEPEVQAEAEPDEAEDVIAKAFAVQSEEDVVEPEPFIEPEPVFNVKILGRIVK, encoded by the coding sequence ATGAAGAAATTTGCAAGATGTTTATTGATACTTATTTTGGTCGTTATTCTAAGCGTAGTTGGCGGATATTTTTATGAGGATAGTACAATAACACCAATGTATGAGTCTGTATCAAAAATTTATGTGGTTCCGGGAAGTGACAGTGAGGCATCAATAAGGGCGAAGGATGGCGGTCTTAATAAGGATTTTATGATAATTTTTTCAAGTAATGTTGTTATTGAAGCTGCTCAGAGGATTGCTGGTACATCGGAGGATATTTCTGAATATCTTACTGTTACATCTCCAGCAGATAGTAACATTGTAGAATTAAAGGTTATCAATCCGGACCAGAATACTGCTAAAACATATGTAGATGCGATAGCAAAGACTGCTGTTAAGACAACAACAATAATTCCAGTTGAGTCAATGCAGATTTTGTCTGAAGGAACAAGCACAGGTAACGCATTTAAACCAAATTTGTATAGAAATACAGTTATAATTGCTGGTATGGCAAGTGCAGTATGTATATTTATTGAACTTGTTGTGTGCCTTATATTATGCGCATTTAAGAAAAAAGAGGATCACAGTGATGATGAGTATGAATATGAAGCAAGATTTGGAAGATATGTTTATCCAAGGCAGGAGTTAATTGATTCAGAACAGCACAGATTACCACACGACAATACCAAGAAGGCTGGTACGGATGATATTTTAGCAGCATTTGATGACGATGACGATGATGATGACAATATAGATTTTCTTACTAAAAATGCGGTTGATAAGCATGACGAAACTTTTAAAAAGGAAGCAGCTGTTGCAAGAGAGTCCGAGTCTGAGCCAATATTAAATCAGGAAATAAAGATTGAGTCAGAGACCGTTAGTAAACAGGAAGCACCAATAAAGGTAGAGTATGAATCAGAAGTAAAGGAAGAAGCAGAGCCTGAGCCAGAGGCAGAACCGGAAGTGCAGGTGGAAGCAGAACCTGAGCCAGAGGCAGAACCGGAAGTGCAGGAAGAAGCAGAGCCGGAGCCAGAGGCAGAACCGGAAGTGCAGGAAGAAGCAGAGCCGGAGCCAGAGGCAGAACCGGAAGTGCAGGTGGAAGCAGAACCTGAGCCAGAGGCAGAACCGGAAGTGCAGGAAGAAGCAGAGCCGGAGCCAGAGGCAGAACCAGAAGTGCAAGTGGAAGCAGAGCCTGAGATAGAAGCAGAACCAGAAGTGCAAGTGGAAGCAGAGCCTGAGATAGAAGCAGAACCAGAAGTACAGGAAGAAGCAGAGCCGGAGCCAGAGGCAGAACCGGAAGTGCAGGAAGAAGCAGAGCCGGAGCCAGAGGCAGAACCGGAAGTGCAGGTGGAAGCAGAGCCGGAGATAGAAGCAGAACCAGAAGTACAGGCAGAAGCAGAGCCAGATGAGGCAGAAGATGTGATTGCAAAAGCATTTGCAGTACAATCAGAGGAAGATGTCGTAGAACCAGAGCCATTTATAGAACCAGAACCTGTATTTAATGTAAAGATTCTCGGAAGAATAGTAAAGTAA
- a CDS encoding glycosyltransferase, with protein sequence MRILIFVTRQLCYNSGRYFAEKIIEALQNYGCQCEFCEIPEYSIPSAGTEIAQPASINSDKIIERSAEDLLQRYVNKKFDAIIDFNSKLPRLIMDDDSYYLDNIDAPFYNFILDHPLYHHTTLSCRLNNYYVFSVDGNHCEYIKKYYPWIKDAYQINLGAEHVCTSDINKKEKNILFMGTFRKPDVYMKHILRCGIREKNDMLSMIDRIMNNEELSIEDSINIEPKAELLNKYYLVEMYIRNYYRKKLIDTLADNGFPLKIAGEWWEKYDKSCKKNVKIIKPVSFEKSFEIIAQSRVLADSSPFFKMGVHDRIYAGMANNTVVMTDSNKYRMNILDNVAEMYSINDVDDICAKADKLLNDTAYYENMVYRAHEEYKKNYTWNNVGERIIKHFLSE encoded by the coding sequence ATGAGAATATTAATATTTGTGACAAGACAGTTATGTTATAACAGCGGAAGATATTTTGCAGAAAAAATCATTGAAGCATTGCAAAATTATGGGTGTCAGTGTGAATTTTGTGAAATCCCAGAATATTCAATACCATCAGCAGGAACAGAAATTGCACAACCAGCATCAATAAATTCAGATAAAATAATTGAACGGTCGGCAGAAGATTTGTTACAAAGGTATGTGAATAAAAAATTTGATGCCATAATAGATTTCAACTCGAAATTACCCAGGCTAATAATGGATGATGATAGTTATTATCTGGATAACATTGATGCACCATTTTATAATTTTATATTGGATCATCCGTTGTATCATCACACAACTTTATCGTGTCGGCTGAATAATTATTATGTGTTTTCTGTAGACGGGAATCATTGCGAATATATAAAAAAATATTATCCATGGATTAAGGATGCGTATCAGATTAATCTTGGAGCTGAACATGTGTGTACATCAGATATAAATAAGAAAGAAAAAAACATATTATTTATGGGGACATTCAGAAAACCAGATGTGTATATGAAACACATATTGAGATGTGGAATCAGAGAGAAAAATGATATGTTGTCAATGATAGACAGAATTATGAATAATGAAGAATTAAGTATAGAAGATTCTATCAATATAGAGCCTAAAGCTGAACTGTTAAATAAATATTATCTTGTAGAAATGTATATAAGAAATTATTATAGAAAGAAATTGATAGATACGCTGGCTGATAACGGTTTCCCTTTAAAAATTGCAGGTGAATGGTGGGAAAAATATGATAAGTCATGTAAGAAAAATGTAAAAATAATTAAACCCGTATCGTTTGAGAAATCATTTGAAATAATCGCACAAAGCAGAGTGTTAGCAGACTCATCACCTTTTTTTAAAATGGGAGTGCATGACAGGATATATGCAGGAATGGCTAATAATACTGTAGTCATGACAGATTCTAATAAATATAGAATGAATATTTTAGATAATGTAGCAGAAATGTATAGTATTAATGATGTTGATGATATATGCGCAAAAGCAGATAAATTGTTGAATGATACAGCATATTATGAAAATATGGTATACAGAGCTCATGAAGAATACAAAAAAAATTACACATGGAATAATGTTGGAGAGAGAATTATAAAACATTTTCTTTCTGAATAA